The nucleotide sequence ATGGGGGTAGACATTCtgggctggtgttgttggaatTTGTGTGGCAGTCATGGTTGTAGAGCATGAAATCTTGAAAATCTATACGTTGATAAAGATGAGATTGATTGTAGTATCGAATTGTAGATGATTCAAATACCTTCTGTATTTCCCAAAGTCTATAAACTGGAGTGTAGGGTTGGTGGATCATGGGTGCGGAGCTCTAGCCAAGCCTGCAGGGATACTCGGACTTACTCCGCACTAACCCGGGAGAAACTGGCCCAAGTCTCGGTGGGTGAATAGCTACAGCTTTCTTGATTGTGGGGCAAATGCATCCGAAGTTGGGGTAGCATTGACTCAGTTCTGACGTTATGATCTGATATCGGTGTTCGTATTGAGGTCACATATCTACCCTCAAAGGCGGAGTATCAAGCACACCAATTCCTTGCCAACAGTCTAGATCATCCAGCTTCCGAAGTAATCGCTCAAGTTTAATTCTCGCATCTCCTATCTCCACTTGCCCCACGCCACTCCCCAACTGTTCGAGGTAGGCTGCTCCAATGTCCCGAATCTTGGGGACGAGGCTGCTGCCGTTGGCATCAAAGACAGCGCGGGGAAGGTGGTACAGGATCTCTAATAGGTCGTCTACAATTTTCTGATGATCTTCTGCGCTTTTGTCTGTGGGACCGAATTTCTGAAGAATGTTGGAGCGAATGTTGAGGCTTGTCACAAATAAATTGGCGATTTGAACGTCGTGTCCTTCTGTGACGTTGGTGGGGCGGGATAAACCACCACGCCATCGCAGCTCGGGCGGGAGATTATCCAGAACCTGTTGAATCTTTGCAAGATATCTCGTGATAGTGATTTGTGGTTTCGTACCCTCGGGAACTTGCTGCACCTCTTGCCAGATGAGAAACAAGTCGCTTAACGAGTTTAGTCCTGGAACATAAGTGGTGTCATCTCCGTGCCAAGGTGGCTCGTGACAGCTGTTTGGAGCTTTTGGTCCCATCTGATTATCTGAAAGAGGGAGCGGCCTTGGAAAGGTCTCGATGCGATCTTGGCTCAATAGACTGATGGGTAGTCTTCCGAAAATATCCGCACTACTGGAATATGCGACCTGATTAGCGCGGCTCGAGTCATTCAGTGCCAGTGCCGATACATACCACGCACTAGCAAATAATAGCCAGATgagtcttctcaagagctgcTGTTCAGCCTCATCGTGCTCGTGTATCCGATAATATGCCAGGTACCTGGCCCCTGCAGCTGCCTCGCTCAAAGCGTGATAGGCGCGCATGCTGCTCAACCCCGATTTTGTGGTGGCGCTCATCGCTGTACCGATATTGTACAAGGCGATGCACCTGTCCATGCTAAAAGAGTCTCGGGTAAATTGACTCTTGAGTAGTCCGTGAGCATCAAGGAAGTCAACGCAATAATCTACAGTCACTGGTCCATAGTCACCC is from Fusarium musae strain F31 chromosome 4, whole genome shotgun sequence and encodes:
- a CDS encoding hypothetical protein (EggNog:ENOG41), giving the protein MRLLEDWFNVIHPLAPILLRRQFLQRLQQGVAGVDAEFCGLVISVCAATKATLPRGDYGPVTVDYCVDFLDAHGLLKSQFTRDSFSMDRCIALYNIGTAMSATTKSGLSSMRAYHALSEAAAGARYLAYYRIHEHDEAEQQLLRRLIWLLFASAWYVSALALNDSSRANQVAYSSSADIFGRLPISLLSQDRIETFPRPLPLSDNQMGPKAPNSCHEPPWHGDDTTYVPGLNSLSDLFLIWQEVQQVPEGTKPQITITRYLAKIQQVLDNLPPELRWRGGLSRPTNVTEGHDVQIANLFVTSLNIRSNILQKFGPTDKSAEDHQKIVDDLLEILYHLPRAVFDANGSSLVPKIRDIGAAYLEQLGSGVGQVEIGDARIKLERLLRKLDDLDCWQGIGVLDTPPLRVDM